A stretch of DNA from Plasmodium berghei ANKA genome assembly, chromosome: 11:
aaagagAGCACATGAATCCCGGATTTgttaaaaatggaaataaatatatatgtacaattttatatgatgATTTAATTGTTGACGGTGATGATAGATATTTTACTTTAGGGGTTTATAATGGTGCTAAACATGATATAAGAAAATGCttctatataaaatttaatagaGATTCAGAACCAgttaatataatacataaaatagaatcagtatatgaatataacaattatatattatatacattatatataaaaaaagatttagaaaaatattttattttagaTATGACATTAGAATGTTATTTAGGTGAAGATTTTTTCTTAagattaaaattatattttaaaaataattatgtattACAAACTTCAGATTtgaatacaaataaaaattctataaatctatataataataatataatatactttACCCTACCAAGCCCAGAGTATGAAAAAACGCTGATGCCACAATTAAAATTTCCTCAATATACCAGATATGTTAAACTTActgataaaaattatgtattcCAATTACCGtcttatattaaaaaagaagtCACGCTACAACTTCCTTTTgtcaataaaaataatatgaacaatCAGGTGACAAAAAATGTCGTGATCAATCCAAGTAGCGAAAATactcaaaataataaaaacgtTATTGGGCTCGACTTCTCTAATGCTAATATATGCAACTATGGTAATATAAATCCTAATTGTGACAACATtgtaataaatgaaaataaaataaatgttacTATTGATACAAAAACTAGTCAAGATATACAGCTAGCTATTATATGCCCTgtaactaaaaaaaataaaaatacatgtTTTAATGacatttataataataagaaaaaaaaatatattcgaGATCATCTAAAAGATCAACAAGGATTATTAATCATATATccaaaaatgtatatacatgGAATAGTAAATGATAATGCCCCATATGAAGAATCCTTATTAACTATACCTAAAACTTATATTCAAAAGTttaacgaaaaaaaaaccaaTTATAACAACACCTTTATTTGTAAGTGCCACTCAAATAACATCCTATACGAAATTACCTACACATTCGTTTAACTTTTTCACACTCCCTCTTCGGCGTTTCTTATTGCACAcacatacatattttttactattcTATACACATTTTAAGCATAACTTCATGAAGAAAATAGggtgttaatttttttttgttatttttttttttaaatcattttagactattaaaaaatgtgcatttttatttggtaTAAACGAATTTAGTGGTCAACTTGAAACTTTCTTTTGcgaaataaattatgattATACACACGCATggaatatatgcattttctTATTGCCC
This window harbors:
- a CDS encoding 6-cysteine protein encodes the protein MFRLSIFGTLFLWSIFLIIKTNCFYFKVDSELISKDSNIRKCHKEHYLNFQGQIVQVCNDKIITNTSMSNNIYISVYNKENKWEDKLKLFNNHTQKKIEYFYSFISNDSLVIIYCFSKSLISSPYECHSATSTDLITFTTQKIGIDFKSIDPLSLQDYSINELDIFEKKYILICGLDIQKKQYGEYNKFILCNASSNGGINWTEKFTFFVTGVDPKLKYTKLVPKINGNEIGFLYYSEKEHLNRYLKCKYRDGYDYECYLVGLARLESYMWDISKIRGYYISIISNNKQPPHYIYYMHTNIYTIPLEAPTSMDVDYKKGNLFPLDSYRLIYNYVAGNNTYTYILKHTGAVKYCALLYIKREHMNPGFVKNGNKYICTILYDDLIVDGDDRYFTLGVYNGAKHDIRKCFYIKFNRDSEPVNIIHKIESVYEYNNYILYTLYIKKDLEKYFILDMTLECYLGEDFFLRLKLYFKNNYVLQTSDLNTNKNSINLYNNNIIYFTLPSPEYEKTLMPQLKFPQYTRYVKLTDKNYVFQLPSYIKKEVTLQLPFVNKNNMNNQVTKNVVINPSSENTQNNKNVIGLDFSNANICNYGNINPNCDNIVINENKINVTIDTKTSQDIQLAIICPVTKKNKNTCFNDIYNNKKKKYIRDHLKDQQGLLIIYPKMYIHGIVNDNAPYEESLLTIPKTYIQKFNEKKTNYNNTFICKCHSNNILYEITYTFV